In Malus sylvestris chromosome 15, drMalSylv7.2, whole genome shotgun sequence, a single genomic region encodes these proteins:
- the LOC126602242 gene encoding (13S,14R)-1,13-dihydroxy-N-methylcanadine 13-O-acetyltransferase AT1-like has product MMKMEVKIVSKDRIIPSSPTPSHLRIFKLSLLDQLIPAPFAPIILYYDNSDPSYNTPNLIKPCTTTTHLDDDDDDDNEDKATIMKRLHVLKTSLSETLTGFYPLAGQIKDDLSIDCNDQGAHYVEARVKHSTLREFLNRPDDLILLLHRFLPCDLTNSNTGASVTNIQVNVFKCGGMAIGLCISHKILDGAGLCTFIKAWTATARLRSSLPRSALYSRSSSLSSSSSSLTSSDSVTLSSSSDSDDNQTPRAASRIIHPTKPNLSAATCLFPTSDELWLRDSSLRMWGSLFINDGKSSCVTRRLVFEGSAIAALKGMVAAVNNNYKVKRPTRVEVVSAFIWQCAMAASKQIHGFGRPSLLTHAVNLRSRITSLLDLDLEYSIGNLLWIAAARCQTPIFTLDDNDAAADGLQLHGLVEELRNAVSKIDGDFVNKMRSAGEEEEGKYHMLESLEELRSSPSSESDYYGFSSWCNFGFYEGGDFGWGKPVWVSSVGSTGNSVFLNFIILVDTKLGDGIEAWVTLDQHHMAILQCNPQLRKFVSLDPTPLLLL; this is encoded by the coding sequence ATGATGAAAATGGAAGTAAAAATTGTTTCCAAAGATAGAATTATACCATCCTCCCCAACGCCCTCTCACCTCCGAATTTTTAAGCTTTCCCTTTTGGATCAGCTCATACCTGCTCCCTTTGCTCCTATTATCCTGTATTATGACAATTCTGATCCTAGTTATAATACTCCTAACCTCATAAAACCCTGCACTACTACCACTCaccttgatgatgatgatgacgacgaCAACGAAGACAAGGCCACAATCATGAAAAGGCTACATGTGCTGAAGACATCTTTGTCAGAGACCTTGACTGGGTTCTACCCACTTGCTGGGCAGATCAAAGATGACCTGTCCATCGACTGCAACGACCAAGGAGCTCATTACGTGGAAGCCCGAGTGAAGCACTCTACTCTGCGTGAATTTCTCAACCGACCTGATGACTTAATTTTGCTACTGCATCGATTCCTCCCTTGTGATCTTACAAATAGTAATACAGGTGCAAGTGTAACTAATATTCAAGtaaatgtgtttaaatgtgGCGGCATGGCCATCGGCCTATGCATCTCCCACAAGATCCTTGATGGTGCTGGTTTGTGCACCTTTATCAAGGCCTGGACTGCCACTGCTCGTTTGCGCAGCAGCCTCCCCCGCTCTGCATTGTATTCAAGATCATCTTCATTATCATCCTCATCGTCCTCGTTGACATCCTCGGATTCAGTTACATTGTCATCATCATCAGATTCAGATGATAATCAAACACCAAGAGCAGCTTCGAGAATAATTCACCCCACCAAACCCAATTTATCAGCTGCAACCTGTCTGTTCCCCACAAGCGATGAATTATGGCTCAGAGATTCATCACTTCGGATGTGGGGTTCCTTGTTCATAAACGACGGCAAGTCCTCGTGCGTCACAAGAAGACTTGTGTTTGAGGGGTCAGCTATAGCGGCCCTCAAGGGCATGGTGGCAGCAGTGAATAATAATTATAAGGTGAAGCGGCCGACGCGTGTTGAGGTTGTTTCGGCTTTCATATGGCAATGTGCCATGGCTGCCTCCAAACAAATACATGGTTTCGGAAGGCCTTCACTCCTCACCCACGCAGTCAACCTCCGCTCAAGGATCACATCTCTGTTGGATTTAGATTTGGAGTACTCAATTGGAAACCTCCTTTGGATTGCGGCTGCTCGATGCCAGACACCAATATTTACGCTAGATGATAATGATGCGGCAGCTGATGGATTGCAATTGCATGGGCTGGTGGAGGAGTTGAGGAATGCAGTGTCAAAGATTGATGGTGATTTTGTTAACAAAATGCGATCTGCaggtgaggaggaggaggggaagTATCACATGCTGGAGTCTCTGGAGGAATTAAGATCGTCGCCGTCATCAGAATCAGATTATTATGGGTTTAGCAGTTGGTGTAATTTTGGGTTCTACGAAGGTGGTGATTTCGGGTGGGGAAAACCTGTTTGGGTCAGCAGCGTTGGTTCGACTGGGAATTCCGTCTTCttgaattttataattttggttGACACCAAGTTGGGAGATGGAATAGAAGCATGGGTCACTCTGGACCAACATCACATGGCTATACTCCAATGCAATCCCCAACTCCGAAAATTCGTTTCGTTGGACCCCACTCCTTTACTACTCCTTTGA
- the LOC126605990 gene encoding flavanone 3-dioxygenase 2-like, with translation MEKLISRRYKERPMPEGYIFPPDVRPGKLAVVPLCNNTIPVIDLGLDGGGAAQACDIVDQILEASQEFGFFQVIKHGISENLLKETVGLLKELFQELPDEDIASLYSDDPNKSCRLFTSTSGGNFDAEPVHFWRDSLKHPCHPLSQECNQLWPEKPTRYRDVVGECSTQVRELAWKILELMSQGLGLGPGYFRGEVSQEMLLSANYYPPCPEPSLTLGLPKHGDPNLITILLQGDDHVSGLQVLKDGEWISVVPFPHALVVNVGYQLQVISNGKLKSAEHRVVTNSSAARISAGFFVMPSHDCLIEPAATLINASNPQLYKGFPYKDFFLNFGKTLGKTEQVLDRFKLQG, from the exons ATGGAGAAGCTTATATCAAGAAGGTACAAAGAAAGACCTATGCCTGAGGGTTACATATTCCCACCCGATGTAAGACCCGGAAAGCTTGCTGTCGTTCCTCTATGCAACAACACCATTCCAGTCATTGATTTGGGTTTGGATGGTGGAGGAGCAGCACAAGCTTGTGATATAGTTGACCAAATACTTGAGGCCAGCCAAGAATTTGGATTTTTTCAG GTAATTAAACATGGGATATCAGAAAATTTGTTGAAGGAGACAGTGGGATTGTTGAAAGAGTTGTTCCAAGAGTTGCCTGATGAGGACATTGCAAGCCTCTACTCCGACGACCCCAACAAAAGCTGCAGGCTCTTCACCAGCACCAGCGGTGGAAATTTTGATGCGGAACCTGTTCATTTTTGGCGTGACAGCCTCAAACACCCTTGTCATCCTCTTTCACAGGAATGCAACCAACTTTGGCCTGAAAAACCAACCAGATATCG AGATGTTGTCGGGGAATGTTCGACACAAGTGAGGGAACTGGCTTGGAAGATCTTGGAGCTAATGAGTCAAGGACTTGGGCTGGGACCTGGGTATTTCAGGGGTGAAGTAAGCCAAGAAATGTTACTGTCAGCAAATTATTACCCACCTTGCCCGGAACCAAGTTTAACACTAGGATTACCTAAACACGGTGATCCAAACCTTATAACCATTTTACTCCAAGGGGATGATCATGTCAGTGGTCTGCAAGTTCTCAAGGATGGGGAATGGATTTCTGTTGTTCCTTTTCCACATGCGCTTGTGGTTAATGTCGGTTATCAATTACAG GTTATCAGCAATGGCAAGTTGAAAAGTGCTGAACACCGGGTAGTGACGAATTCAAGTGCTGCTCGGATTTCAGCTGGGTTTTTCGTGATGCCTTCCCATGATTGCCTTATAGAACCTGCTGCAACTCTTATCAATGCAAGCAATCCCCAACTTTACAAAGGCTTCCCATACAAAGACTTCTTTCTCAACTTTGGTAAAACGCTGGGAAAAACCGAACAAGTACTGGATCGCTTTAAGCTTCAGGGTTAG
- the LOC126605993 gene encoding small nuclear ribonucleoprotein SmD3b, translating into MSRSLGIPVKLLHEASGHVVTVELKSGELYRGSMVECEDNWNCQLENITYTAKDGKVSQLEHVFIRGSKVRFMVIPDMLKNAPMFKRLDARIKGKGASLGVGRGRAVSMRAKAQAAGRGTAGRGVVPPVRR; encoded by the exons ATGAGCAGAAGTTTGGGAATTCCGGTGAAGCTTCTTCACGAGGCGTCAGGGCACGTGGTGACGGTGGAGCTCAAGAGCGGTGAGCTTTACAGAGGAAGCATGGTCGAGTGCGAGGACAACTGGAACTGTCAGCTCGAGAACATCACCTACACCGCCAAG GACGGAAAAGTTTCACAGCTTGAGCACGTATTCATCCGAGGGAGCAAAGTAAG gTTTATGGTCATACCTGACATGCTGAAGAATGCTCCAATGTTCAAGCGCCTGGATGCTAGAATCAAG GGCAAGGGTGCTTCACTAGGAGTTGGCAGAGGTAGAGCTGTTTCAATGCGGGCTAAG GCTCAAGCGGCTGGCCGTGGGACAGCTGGTAGGGGTGTTGTACCACCTGTTCGGAGGTAA